A genome region from Arthrobacter sp. V1I9 includes the following:
- a CDS encoding M14 family zinc carboxypeptidase encodes MKKTLATFRTLAVTGALALAVVAAPAPAIAVGEGPNYDGNGQITTSKLASYDQMVSFLKDQDTKQPAMELEVIGQTVKGRDIHLVKYISDPAKPTILYLTQQHGNEQLTTEGALEFVKHLGTGKSGNVLDGVNILIVPMLNADGAMGDVNFPLDDYLAKGDRNMTRYNAEEVDLNRDHVAKIQPETQALHNNVMRKYKIDYMIDLHHQGTRSQRDGELVSGSILYPTTPNANPAVVEKSKQLGAVVFNSVDSTGWGHLGKYVGGSAETISRNGIAVEYGISTLLFEMRGMSDHYLDGYALGLRSNGYLIKQTVTTLTATAAAIADGSIADADTSFWDNLATQTSRPAGETDDE; translated from the coding sequence GTGAAAAAAACCCTGGCAACCTTCAGGACCCTGGCAGTTACCGGAGCCCTGGCCCTGGCCGTAGTGGCAGCGCCCGCCCCTGCCATCGCTGTGGGCGAAGGCCCCAACTATGACGGCAACGGCCAGATCACCACATCCAAGCTGGCCTCCTATGACCAGATGGTTTCCTTCCTCAAGGACCAGGACACCAAGCAGCCGGCCATGGAGCTGGAGGTTATCGGGCAGACCGTGAAAGGCCGGGACATCCACCTGGTCAAGTACATCTCGGATCCGGCCAAGCCCACCATCCTGTACCTGACCCAGCAGCACGGCAACGAACAGCTCACCACCGAAGGTGCGCTGGAATTCGTCAAGCACCTGGGCACCGGAAAGTCCGGGAATGTCCTGGACGGCGTGAACATCCTGATTGTGCCCATGCTCAACGCAGACGGTGCCATGGGGGACGTGAACTTCCCGCTGGACGACTACCTGGCCAAGGGCGACCGCAATATGACCCGGTACAACGCCGAAGAGGTGGACCTTAACCGGGACCATGTGGCCAAGATCCAGCCGGAAACCCAGGCGCTGCACAACAACGTGATGCGCAAGTACAAGATCGACTACATGATCGACCTGCACCACCAGGGCACCCGCAGCCAGCGTGACGGCGAACTTGTGTCCGGGTCCATCCTGTACCCCACCACCCCCAACGCCAATCCCGCCGTTGTTGAAAAGTCCAAGCAGTTGGGCGCCGTTGTTTTCAACAGCGTCGACTCCACAGGCTGGGGCCACCTCGGCAAGTATGTGGGGGGCAGCGCCGAAACCATCAGCCGCAACGGCATCGCCGTCGAGTACGGCATCTCGACGTTGCTGTTTGAAATGCGCGGCATGTCCGACCACTACCTGGATGGCTACGCCCTGGGGCTCCGAAGCAACGGCTACCTGATCAAGCAGACGGTCACTACCCTGACCGCCACCGCCGCTGCCATCGCTGACGGATCAATTGCCGACGCCGACACCTCCTTCTGGGACAACCTGGCCACCCAGACCTCCCGCCCGGCCGGGGAAACCGACGACGAATAG
- the fbaA gene encoding class II fructose-bisphosphate aldolase — translation MPIATPEIYSEMIDRAKAGGFAFPAVNVTSSQTLNAALRGFADAESDGIIQVSTGGAAYWSGASTKDMVAGSLGFAAFAREVAKNYNVNIALHTDHCPKDKLDGFVLPLLAASEAEVKAGRNPLFNSHMWDGSAETLQENLRIARELLERTAAAKMILEVEIGTVGGEEDGVENEINEKLYTTVEDALATIEALGSGENGRYITALTFGNVHGVYKPGGVKLRPEILKDIQAQVGAKIGKDSPFDLVFHGGSGSSDQEIADAVSYGTIKMNIDTDTQYAYTRPVADHMFRNYDGVLKVDGEVGNKKTYDPRVWGASAEAGLAARVVEATKQLGSAGRTF, via the coding sequence ATGCCCATTGCAACCCCAGAGATCTACTCCGAGATGATCGACCGCGCAAAGGCGGGCGGCTTCGCATTCCCGGCCGTGAACGTTACGTCCTCCCAGACGCTGAACGCTGCCCTGCGCGGCTTCGCCGACGCTGAGTCTGACGGCATCATCCAGGTTTCCACCGGCGGCGCGGCCTACTGGTCCGGCGCCTCCACCAAGGACATGGTTGCCGGCTCCCTGGGCTTCGCAGCTTTCGCCCGCGAAGTTGCCAAGAACTACAACGTCAACATCGCCCTGCACACGGACCACTGCCCCAAGGATAAGCTGGACGGTTTTGTGCTGCCCCTGCTCGCAGCGTCCGAGGCTGAGGTCAAGGCCGGCCGCAACCCGCTGTTCAACTCCCACATGTGGGACGGCTCCGCCGAGACCCTGCAGGAAAACCTGCGCATCGCCCGCGAACTGCTCGAGCGCACCGCTGCCGCCAAGATGATCCTTGAGGTTGAAATCGGCACGGTCGGCGGCGAGGAAGACGGCGTTGAGAACGAGATCAACGAGAAGCTCTACACCACGGTCGAAGACGCGCTGGCCACCATCGAAGCGCTGGGATCCGGCGAGAACGGCCGCTACATCACCGCCCTGACCTTCGGCAACGTCCACGGCGTCTACAAGCCCGGTGGCGTAAAGCTGCGCCCGGAGATCCTCAAGGACATCCAGGCACAGGTGGGCGCGAAGATTGGCAAGGACAGCCCGTTCGACCTCGTCTTCCACGGCGGCTCCGGCTCCTCGGACCAGGAAATCGCGGACGCCGTCTCCTACGGAACCATCAAGATGAACATCGACACCGACACCCAGTACGCTTACACGCGTCCCGTGGCCGATCACATGTTCCGCAACTACGACGGCGTCCTGAAGGTTGACGGCGAAGTGGGCAACAAGAAGACCTACGATCCCCGCGTGTGGGGCGCATCGGCTGAAGCCGGACTGGCCGCCCGTGTGGTCGAAGCCACCAAGCAGCTCGGTTCCGCGGGAAGGACCTTCTAG
- a CDS encoding MmcQ/YjbR family DNA-binding protein, whose protein sequence is MDPAALRKICLSFPGAYEDYPFGPETAVYKVRADVAGGARHEAKLFALSSMDSQDFYVNLKCEPTLAAQLRTVHPEITGAWHMNKTHWNGVRLDGGLPDDMVRDMVEDSYDLVVAGLSRKQQEQLGWARLAGARGENL, encoded by the coding sequence ATGGACCCTGCTGCACTGAGGAAAATCTGCCTCTCGTTTCCCGGCGCGTACGAGGATTACCCGTTCGGGCCGGAGACGGCCGTATACAAGGTCCGGGCAGATGTTGCCGGCGGTGCGCGGCATGAGGCCAAGCTCTTTGCCTTGTCCTCGATGGACTCCCAGGACTTTTACGTGAACCTCAAGTGTGAGCCCACCCTGGCTGCCCAGCTGCGCACGGTACACCCCGAAATTACCGGAGCGTGGCATATGAACAAGACGCATTGGAACGGCGTCCGCCTGGATGGCGGGCTGCCGGATGACATGGTCCGGGACATGGTGGAGGACTCCTACGACCTGGTGGTGGCAGGCCTCAGCCGGAAGCAGCAGGAGCAGCTTGGCTGGGCCCGCCTGGCAGGGGCAAGGGGAGAAAATCTGTGA
- a CDS encoding isopenicillin N synthase family oxygenase, which produces MSRDQGAIPVLDLGRARQDDGSFSPHFIEQLRYATHNVGFFQITGYGAAPGQPERLLDLIRRFFALPLNERMKLDNRLSPHFRGYTRMGTEVTQGRADAREQIDYSPEREPVTDYPADKPYWLLQGPNLWPGDSFPELKPAAMEWAELMSAVGMELLRAIAVSLKLPENYFDEPFQGSPAWMGKLVHYVGGVVEAAGDQGVGSHADYGFVTLLLQDDVGGLEVLPPGATGWAPVEPIPGALVVNLGEMLEVATEGYLVATIHRVQAPPPGVDRYSVPFFWSPRLDAVIDPVPLPPELKAEARGISDDPANPLLASFGMNMLKGRMRAHPDVTERHYPELLQR; this is translated from the coding sequence ATGTCACGCGATCAGGGGGCCATACCTGTTCTGGACCTGGGCAGGGCACGGCAGGACGACGGTTCATTCAGCCCGCACTTTATTGAGCAGCTTCGGTACGCCACCCACAATGTGGGCTTCTTCCAGATCACCGGCTACGGCGCCGCGCCCGGCCAGCCTGAACGCCTGCTGGACCTTATCAGGCGGTTTTTTGCCCTGCCGCTAAACGAGAGAATGAAGCTGGACAACCGGCTTTCACCCCATTTCCGCGGCTACACCAGGATGGGTACTGAGGTGACCCAGGGGCGGGCGGATGCCCGCGAGCAGATCGACTATTCCCCCGAGCGGGAACCGGTCACGGACTATCCGGCGGACAAGCCATACTGGCTGCTCCAGGGCCCCAACCTCTGGCCCGGGGACTCCTTCCCGGAGCTCAAACCGGCGGCCATGGAATGGGCGGAACTGATGTCCGCTGTTGGCATGGAGCTGCTCCGCGCCATCGCCGTCTCGTTGAAGCTGCCGGAGAACTATTTCGATGAGCCGTTCCAGGGTTCTCCGGCCTGGATGGGCAAGCTGGTCCACTACGTTGGCGGAGTAGTGGAGGCCGCAGGTGACCAGGGTGTGGGCTCGCATGCGGACTACGGTTTCGTTACGCTCCTGCTGCAGGACGATGTAGGCGGGCTTGAGGTCCTGCCGCCCGGGGCCACCGGGTGGGCGCCTGTGGAGCCAATCCCGGGAGCCCTGGTGGTGAACCTGGGCGAGATGCTGGAGGTAGCCACCGAAGGCTATCTGGTGGCCACCATCCACCGGGTGCAGGCGCCGCCCCCTGGTGTGGACAGGTACTCCGTCCCGTTTTTCTGGTCTCCCCGGCTTGATGCCGTGATCGATCCCGTCCCCCTGCCGCCCGAGCTGAAGGCTGAAGCACGGGGAATTTCCGACGACCCCGCCAACCCGCTGTTGGCCTCGTTCGGGATGAATATGCTCAAGGGCAGGATGCGCGCACACCCCGACGTCACGGAGCGGCACTATCCGGAGCTGCTGCAGCGCTGA
- a CDS encoding TrmH family RNA methyltransferase, translating to MTSEPQPEPEQPGEAPAGEVPGEKPEVGVGPWEGELPEGDHWDPDLLADGDRRNVLDKYRYWKHEAIVAELDSRRHNFHVAIENWQHDLNIGTVVRTANAFLAKEVHIIGRRRWNRRGAMVTDRYQHVRHHPTVEDFVAWAQGEGLAIIGIDIFPDSVPLETYELPKDCVLVFGQEGPGLTPEVHEAALATLSIEQFGSTRSINAASAAAIAMHAWVRRHVFNQHV from the coding sequence ATGACGTCCGAACCCCAACCTGAGCCGGAGCAGCCCGGGGAGGCACCTGCCGGCGAGGTTCCGGGCGAAAAGCCGGAAGTCGGCGTCGGGCCCTGGGAAGGCGAGTTGCCGGAAGGCGACCACTGGGACCCCGATCTCCTCGCGGACGGCGACCGCCGCAATGTGCTGGACAAATACCGGTACTGGAAGCACGAGGCGATCGTGGCGGAGCTGGACTCCAGGCGCCACAACTTCCACGTCGCCATCGAAAACTGGCAGCACGATCTCAACATCGGCACGGTGGTGCGCACTGCCAATGCGTTCCTCGCCAAGGAGGTTCACATCATCGGACGACGGCGGTGGAACCGCCGGGGCGCCATGGTCACCGACCGCTACCAGCACGTCCGCCACCACCCCACCGTTGAGGACTTCGTGGCTTGGGCGCAGGGGGAGGGGCTCGCGATCATCGGGATCGACATCTTCCCGGACTCCGTACCGCTGGAAACCTACGAACTGCCCAAGGACTGCGTGCTGGTATTCGGCCAGGAAGGCCCCGGGCTGACGCCCGAAGTCCATGAGGCGGCCCTCGCCACCCTGTCCATCGAGCAGTTCGGCTCCACCAGGTCCATCAACGCGGCCTCGGCAGCGGCCATTGCCATGCACGCCTGGGTGCGCCGGCACGTGTTCAACCAGCACGTGTAG
- a CDS encoding uracil-DNA glycosylase, with protein sequence MTALAPESFHEQLLSRRYEPNVAAVNELCDSLQEAKPGTVVPYVDPMHDVDECRIISLYSNIGEADPSGFITPGDHDAATRMLGIQWKLGLRPEFVMPWNVHPWHVAGEPNGKFTPDQISAGLKPLLKFLALVPRASVIVAHGTEANRLANLLLKTEVPLLWRRGLKTYKVRSLSGRAFAGSPARQEEYLEDMRVAYADAMARTGLQKAV encoded by the coding sequence ATGACAGCCCTGGCACCCGAATCTTTCCATGAGCAGCTCCTGAGCCGCCGCTACGAACCCAATGTTGCAGCCGTGAACGAACTGTGCGATTCCCTGCAGGAGGCAAAACCCGGCACTGTAGTGCCCTACGTGGACCCCATGCACGACGTCGACGAGTGCCGGATCATCAGCCTGTACTCCAACATCGGCGAGGCCGACCCGTCCGGTTTCATCACCCCCGGGGACCACGACGCTGCCACCCGGATGCTTGGCATCCAGTGGAAGCTGGGGCTGCGTCCGGAGTTCGTGATGCCCTGGAACGTCCACCCCTGGCACGTTGCCGGAGAGCCAAACGGGAAGTTCACTCCGGACCAGATCTCCGCCGGCCTCAAGCCGCTGCTCAAGTTCCTGGCACTGGTTCCGCGCGCCTCGGTTATCGTGGCACACGGCACTGAAGCCAACCGACTGGCCAACCTGCTGCTCAAAACCGAAGTGCCGCTGCTGTGGCGCCGCGGCCTGAAGACTTACAAGGTGCGCTCCCTCAGCGGCCGCGCCTTCGCCGGTTCGCCTGCGCGCCAGGAGGAGTACCTCGAGGACATGCGTGTCGCCTACGCCGACGCCATGGCACGGACAGGGCTCCAGAAAGCAGTCTGA
- a CDS encoding DUF1990 family protein produces MADGDLNYPGIGGTEHGAAPAGYATVLEEVHLGSGMSAYQQVAAGILSWELQRRAGLRVRTDSPRVVPGARVVSGFCVGPFRLDAPCQVVWAREPLPAGMPQSAGFGYGALPGHPARGEESFEVEINGGAEVLLRIRAFSKPGSWFYAAGGVVTRAAQRHVTSRYIEGARQLAAEGKSP; encoded by the coding sequence ATGGCAGATGGTGATTTGAACTACCCCGGCATCGGGGGCACGGAGCACGGTGCGGCGCCGGCGGGCTACGCGACTGTGCTGGAGGAGGTTCACCTCGGCAGCGGCATGAGCGCTTACCAGCAGGTGGCCGCCGGCATCCTTTCATGGGAGCTGCAGCGGCGTGCAGGCCTTCGGGTCCGCACTGATTCGCCGCGCGTGGTGCCCGGGGCGAGGGTGGTGAGCGGCTTCTGCGTCGGGCCCTTCCGGCTGGACGCGCCCTGCCAGGTGGTGTGGGCCCGCGAACCCCTGCCGGCGGGCATGCCTCAATCGGCCGGATTCGGGTACGGAGCGTTGCCCGGGCATCCGGCCCGGGGCGAAGAATCCTTCGAGGTGGAGATCAACGGAGGTGCCGAAGTTCTCCTTCGAATCCGGGCATTCAGCAAACCGGGCAGCTGGTTTTACGCCGCCGGCGGAGTGGTCACGCGGGCAGCGCAGCGCCACGTCACTTCCCGGTACATTGAAGGGGCACGCCAACTCGCCGCGGAAGGAAAATCCCCGTGA
- a CDS encoding cobalamin-independent methionine synthase II family protein, translating into MTLNTDHIRVTHAGSLPRTVELIAANAAREENPADVEGYNELLTASVVDLVQRQQSLGVDIPNDGEYGHAMSASVDYGAWWSYSFARMGGLELDNDAKWAVEPKESTPGHVQLTGFIHRRDRTIFSEAYNDPTSGIFTGGPKPFPKVTGPLVYTGQDAVASDIANLKAGLAATGLTDGFVAALSPGSASRITNEYYATEEEYIYACADALREEYKAIIDAGLILQIDDPSIAENWDQISPEPNVADYLKFTQIRVEALNYALRGLPEEQVRFHLCWGSWHGPHTTDLPLADLVETMLQINAGGYSFEAANVRHEHEWRVWEDTKLPEGKVIIPGVVSHATNVVEHPDLVADRIVRFAEAVGRESVIASTDCGLGGRVHPQIAFAKLEALGEGARRASKRLW; encoded by the coding sequence ATGACCTTGAACACAGACCATATCCGCGTCACCCACGCAGGTTCCTTGCCCCGCACCGTTGAGCTGATCGCCGCCAATGCCGCACGCGAGGAAAACCCTGCCGACGTCGAGGGCTACAACGAACTCCTCACCGCGTCCGTAGTGGACCTGGTCCAGCGCCAGCAAAGCCTGGGCGTCGATATCCCGAACGACGGCGAGTACGGGCACGCCATGTCCGCGTCCGTGGACTACGGCGCCTGGTGGTCCTACTCCTTTGCCCGGATGGGCGGCCTGGAGCTGGACAATGACGCCAAGTGGGCGGTCGAACCGAAGGAATCCACCCCGGGCCACGTCCAGCTGACCGGCTTCATCCACCGCCGCGACCGCACCATCTTTTCCGAGGCCTACAACGATCCCACCAGCGGCATCTTCACGGGTGGCCCCAAGCCGTTCCCGAAGGTCACCGGCCCGCTCGTCTATACCGGCCAGGACGCCGTCGCCTCCGACATCGCCAACCTGAAGGCCGGGCTGGCGGCCACCGGACTCACGGACGGCTTTGTTGCAGCGCTCTCCCCCGGCAGCGCCTCCCGCATCACGAACGAGTACTACGCCACGGAGGAGGAGTACATCTACGCCTGTGCCGACGCGCTCCGCGAAGAGTACAAGGCCATCATCGACGCCGGCCTGATCCTGCAGATCGATGATCCCTCCATCGCCGAGAACTGGGACCAGATCAGCCCCGAACCCAACGTCGCGGACTACCTCAAGTTCACGCAGATCCGCGTGGAGGCACTGAACTACGCCCTCCGAGGCCTTCCCGAGGAGCAGGTCCGCTTCCACCTCTGTTGGGGCTCCTGGCACGGCCCGCACACCACGGACCTTCCGCTGGCGGACCTGGTGGAGACCATGCTCCAGATCAACGCCGGCGGTTACTCCTTTGAAGCTGCAAACGTGCGGCACGAACACGAATGGCGGGTCTGGGAGGACACCAAGCTTCCTGAGGGCAAGGTCATCATCCCGGGCGTCGTTTCCCATGCCACCAATGTGGTGGAGCATCCGGACCTGGTGGCCGACCGGATTGTCCGGTTCGCAGAAGCGGTGGGCCGCGAGAGCGTCATCGCTTCTACCGACTGCGGCCTCGGCGGCAGGGTCCACCCCCAGATTGCGTTCGCCAAGCTGGAAGCACTGGGCGAGGGCGCACGCCGGGCCAGCAAGCGGCTCTGGTAG
- a CDS encoding DUF3151 domain-containing protein, with amino-acid sequence MSDEFRRNLMGPEPTLLPAETEVYQQLEAGKEALDLVEKHPTSSLLWAVLAEEAWAEGRTIDSYAYSRVGYHRGLDSLRRNGWRGVGPIPWEHEPNRGFLRALYSLGRASAAIGEAEEPERIEKFLNDSDPGAKAAIEG; translated from the coding sequence ATGTCCGACGAGTTCCGCAGAAACCTGATGGGCCCCGAGCCCACGCTCCTGCCTGCCGAGACCGAGGTCTACCAGCAGCTGGAAGCCGGCAAGGAAGCCCTGGACCTGGTGGAGAAACACCCAACCTCCTCACTGCTGTGGGCTGTGCTCGCGGAAGAGGCCTGGGCCGAGGGGCGGACCATCGATTCCTACGCCTACTCCCGGGTGGGCTACCACCGCGGACTGGACTCGCTGCGCCGCAACGGCTGGCGGGGTGTGGGGCCCATTCCCTGGGAGCATGAGCCCAACCGCGGCTTCCTGCGGGCGCTGTATTCCCTCGGCCGCGCATCTGCCGCGATCGGCGAAGCGGAGGAGCCGGAGCGGATCGAAAAGTTCCTGAACGACTCAGACCCCGGGGCGAAAGCAGCTATCGAAGGCTGA
- a CDS encoding DUF1508 domain-containing protein, producing MAGKFEAFVDQESFFRFRLLAPDGAVMAVSGPFEDKAALAAGIAAVRECAGTGLVTDLCPAGAVARPAPAGAPVLAPAAAPADCEDRRTPAGHTFVLAKGPRRQGTKPRWTTAIAR from the coding sequence ATGGCCGGAAAGTTCGAAGCATTTGTTGATCAAGAATCGTTTTTCAGGTTCCGGCTGCTGGCGCCGGATGGCGCAGTGATGGCCGTCTCCGGCCCCTTCGAGGACAAAGCCGCCCTTGCTGCCGGAATTGCCGCTGTCCGGGAGTGCGCCGGCACCGGGCTGGTCACCGACCTTTGCCCTGCCGGTGCTGTTGCACGTCCGGCACCCGCGGGGGCTCCTGTGTTGGCGCCGGCGGCCGCGCCGGCTGACTGCGAGGACCGGCGCACTCCCGCCGGACACACGTTCGTTTTAGCGAAAGGACCACGCAGGCAGGGAACCAAGCCCCGCTGGACCACGGCGATAGCCCGTTGA
- a CDS encoding CoA-binding protein produces MGHKNDPAVVERLMRTKGRWAIVGLTTNEWRAAYDTSLFVRDRLGMEIIPVNLPGEPVHGETGYRSLGDIPAEKHPIDVVDCFVNSQKVGDVVDQAIAVGAKAVWLQLGVIDEAAAERAKAAGLDVVMDTCPAQQAWKYNL; encoded by the coding sequence ATGGGGCACAAAAATGATCCTGCCGTCGTCGAACGACTGATGCGGACCAAAGGGCGGTGGGCCATCGTTGGCCTAACCACCAATGAATGGCGGGCCGCTTACGATACGTCGCTTTTCGTCCGCGACCGCCTGGGGATGGAGATCATCCCGGTCAACCTCCCGGGCGAGCCGGTGCACGGGGAAACCGGCTACCGTAGCCTGGGCGACATCCCCGCTGAGAAGCATCCCATCGACGTCGTTGACTGCTTTGTGAACTCCCAAAAGGTGGGGGACGTGGTGGATCAGGCGATCGCCGTCGGGGCGAAAGCGGTGTGGCTCCAGCTGGGGGTCATCGACGAGGCTGCGGCCGAGCGGGCCAAGGCCGCCGGGCTGGACGTCGTGATGGACACCTGCCCCGCCCAGCAGGCCTGGAAATACAACCTCTGA
- a CDS encoding adenylosuccinate synthase has product MPAIVIVGAQWGDEGKGKATDLLGGRVDYVVKPNGGNNAGHTVVVGGEKYELKLLPAGILSPNAVPIIGNGCVVNLEALFQEIEGLQARGADTSKLRVSANAHLVAPYHQVLDKVTERFLGSRAIGTTGRGIGPAYMDKVARLGIRVQDVFDESILRQKVEGSLRQKNELLVKVYNRRGVLVDEIVEYFLSFAERLRPLVIDSTLVLNTALDEGKVVLMEGGQATFLDVDHGTYPFVTSSNPTAGGASVGSGIGPTRISRSIGIIKAYTTRVGAGPFPTELFDDMGLYLQKTGGEFGVNTGRPRRCGWYDAVLARHASRVNGFTDYFVTKLDVLTGIEQIPVCVAYDVDGVRHDEMPMTQTEFHHAVPIFEYFEGWTEDITGARTLADLPENARNYVLALEKLSGTRFSAIGVGPDRDQTIVVNDLIND; this is encoded by the coding sequence ATGCCAGCAATTGTGATCGTAGGAGCCCAATGGGGCGACGAAGGAAAAGGCAAGGCGACCGACCTGCTGGGCGGCCGTGTTGACTACGTCGTCAAGCCCAACGGCGGCAACAACGCCGGGCACACCGTCGTCGTAGGCGGTGAAAAATACGAACTCAAGCTGCTTCCGGCAGGCATCCTCAGCCCCAATGCGGTACCTATCATCGGCAACGGCTGCGTGGTCAACCTCGAGGCACTCTTCCAGGAGATCGAAGGCCTTCAGGCCCGCGGCGCCGACACCTCAAAGCTTCGCGTCTCAGCGAATGCCCACCTTGTCGCTCCGTACCACCAGGTGCTGGACAAGGTGACAGAGCGTTTCCTCGGCAGCCGCGCCATCGGAACCACCGGGCGCGGCATCGGCCCTGCGTACATGGATAAGGTGGCCCGCCTGGGCATCCGGGTCCAGGACGTCTTTGACGAGTCAATCCTCCGCCAGAAGGTGGAAGGTTCGCTGCGGCAGAAGAATGAACTCCTGGTCAAGGTCTACAACCGCCGCGGCGTGCTGGTGGACGAGATCGTGGAGTACTTCCTGTCCTTTGCCGAACGGCTCCGCCCCCTGGTCATCGACAGCACCCTGGTTCTGAACACTGCCCTGGACGAGGGCAAGGTTGTCCTGATGGAAGGCGGCCAGGCAACATTCTTGGACGTGGACCACGGAACCTACCCGTTCGTCACCTCTTCCAACCCCACCGCCGGCGGTGCGTCCGTGGGTTCGGGCATTGGACCCACCCGCATCTCGCGCTCCATCGGCATCATCAAGGCCTACACCACACGCGTCGGCGCCGGCCCGTTCCCCACAGAACTGTTCGACGACATGGGCCTGTACCTGCAGAAGACCGGCGGTGAATTCGGCGTCAACACCGGCAGGCCGCGCCGCTGCGGCTGGTACGATGCCGTCCTGGCCCGCCACGCCTCCCGCGTCAACGGCTTCACGGACTACTTCGTCACCAAGCTGGACGTGCTCACCGGCATCGAGCAGATCCCCGTTTGTGTGGCCTATGACGTGGACGGTGTGCGCCACGACGAGATGCCCATGACACAGACCGAGTTCCACCACGCTGTTCCGATCTTCGAATACTTCGAGGGCTGGACCGAGGACATCACCGGTGCGCGGACCTTGGCGGACCTGCCGGAGAACGCACGCAATTACGTCCTGGCCTTGGAGAAGCTGTCCGGCACGCGCTTCTCCGCAATCGGTGTGGGCCCGGACCGCGACCAGACCATCGTGGTGAACGACCTCATCAACGACTGA
- a CDS encoding RNA polymerase sigma factor: protein MTDALTDGTLREQAAGASAFSVVYRTYASQVLGYLTARGVEDPEAAMQEVFLSVLPRLDTVHGGAAGLRTFIFSVAHARIVDDHRRQSRTPAKLPFEPALDHREDSSAEAEALQRISPREVLNLLDGLPQDQREVLALRLVAGHTVEQTAAAMGRTPGAVKQLQRRALGKLRELSAVKEYLRP from the coding sequence GTGACTGATGCACTGACAGATGGGACCCTGCGGGAACAAGCCGCCGGGGCGTCCGCCTTCAGCGTTGTTTATCGGACCTATGCATCACAGGTCCTGGGTTATCTCACCGCCCGGGGAGTCGAAGATCCGGAGGCGGCCATGCAGGAAGTGTTCCTCTCCGTTCTGCCCCGGCTCGACACTGTCCATGGAGGTGCCGCAGGACTCCGTACGTTTATTTTTTCCGTGGCCCACGCGCGGATTGTTGACGACCATCGACGCCAAAGCCGTACGCCTGCCAAGCTGCCTTTTGAGCCCGCTCTGGACCACCGGGAAGACTCGTCGGCCGAGGCGGAAGCCCTCCAGCGCATTTCGCCACGCGAGGTCCTGAATCTGCTGGACGGGTTGCCGCAGGATCAGCGCGAGGTCCTGGCCCTACGCCTCGTTGCCGGACACACCGTTGAGCAGACAGCTGCAGCCATGGGCAGGACCCCCGGCGCCGTGAAGCAACTTCAGCGGCGTGCGCTGGGGAAACTCCGCGAACTTTCGGCAGTGAAGGAGTACCTGCGGCCATGA
- a CDS encoding HAD-IIA family hydrolase → MAEADKVKGNPAVHRSSQDIECWLTDMDGVLVHENQAVPGAAELIQRWVDTSKRFLVLTNNSIFTPRDLAARLRASGLEVPEENIWTSALATAQFLKNQVEGSGSGNRAYTIGEAGLTTALHEAGFILTDQDPDFVVLGETRTYSFEAITMAIRLILAGARFIATNPDATGPSKDGPMPATGAIAALISKATGREPYIVGKPNPMMFRSAMNQIDAHSETTAMIGDRMDTDIIAGMEAGLHTVLVLSGITQREEIGSYPFRPNQVLNSVADLKNQI, encoded by the coding sequence ATGGCAGAAGCGGACAAGGTCAAAGGGAACCCGGCGGTTCACCGCAGCAGCCAGGACATCGAATGCTGGCTGACGGACATGGACGGCGTCCTGGTCCACGAGAACCAGGCCGTGCCCGGTGCGGCGGAGCTCATTCAGCGCTGGGTGGACACGTCAAAGCGTTTCCTGGTGCTCACCAACAACTCGATTTTCACCCCACGCGACCTCGCCGCGCGGCTGCGGGCCTCCGGGCTGGAAGTTCCCGAGGAGAACATCTGGACCTCAGCCCTGGCCACCGCCCAGTTCCTCAAGAACCAGGTGGAGGGTTCAGGATCAGGGAACCGCGCCTACACCATCGGCGAGGCAGGACTGACGACGGCCCTGCACGAGGCCGGGTTTATCCTCACCGACCAGGACCCTGATTTTGTGGTGCTCGGCGAGACGCGAACGTACTCGTTCGAAGCCATCACCATGGCAATCCGCCTGATCCTTGCCGGGGCACGCTTCATCGCCACGAACCCTGACGCCACTGGCCCTTCAAAGGACGGGCCCATGCCGGCCACCGGCGCCATCGCCGCGTTGATCAGCAAGGCTACCGGCCGGGAGCCGTACATCGTGGGCAAGCCCAACCCGATGATGTTCCGCTCCGCCATGAACCAGATTGACGCGCACTCCGAGACCACGGCAATGATCGGTGACCGGATGGACACGGACATCATCGCCGGCATGGAGGCAGGGCTGCACACGGTCCTGGTCTTGAGCGGCATCACGCAGCGCGAGGAGATCGGTTCATATCCCTTCCGTCCCAACCAGGTCCTGAACTCCGTGGCGGACCTGAAAAACCAGATTTAG